A single region of the Pyricularia oryzae 70-15 chromosome 4, whole genome shotgun sequence genome encodes:
- a CDS encoding inner membrane magnesium transporter MRS2: MPLASHLALRHGSLGYAWCLKPSRSFGGIHGRQLIPRNPWQSSVVTQRSPPSSRFRTDAWPHSRRLGHPEKGSAQSEPRLRYTEVDEHGSITQSVSSSRSELLAKYGLAPRDIRKIDSSTLSHILIRPTTVLLHLFHLKVLVQRNRVLLFDSFQSSPDASSTVSPASRSALLRDLQDRIRQPTNGSQPQTNDDTSSAPLPYEFRALEAVLGCVVTELERELYTIKGPALQLLKSLEEEVDSGLDRRKLHVLLNLHNQLSRFAQQADLVRTAVEDVLDYEDSMAALYLTDKAEGRARATFDDLTTVELLLDSYYRLFDEIAQEAQNLVVTIRNTEESVSAILDANRNLLMLLDLKFRMGTLGLAMGSFFSAFYGMNIMSHIREYLWAFPGVSATSAVLAIVTSCYGMLVLRKFVRLRLSGRGDAATAARKVR, from the exons TACACGGTCGACAACTGATCCCGCGGAACCCATGGCAGTCCTCGGTTGTCACTCAACGGTCGCCACCAAGCTCCAGATTTCGCACTGATGCTTGGCCACATTCCCGTCGACTCGGTCACCCCGAGAAGGGCTCTGCACAGTCGGAGCCTAGACTGCGATACACCGAGGTCGATGAACATGGCAGCATCACCCAGTCGGTGTCGTCAAGCCGTTCGGAGCTCCTGGCCAAGTATGGTCTTGCCCCGAGGGATATTCGCAAGATCGATTCTTCCACTCTGTCGCACATCTTGATCCGGCCGACGACTGTGCTTCTTCATCTGTTCCACCTCAAGGTCCTTGTGCAAAGGAACCGCGTCCTTCTTTTCGACAGCTTTCAGTCTTCTCCCGATGCATCTTCAACCGTCTCGCCTGCCTCCCGCTCGGCTCTCTTGCGTGATTTGCAAGATAGGATTCGACAGCCGACCAACGGCAGCCAGCCTCAAACAAACGATGATACATCCTCGGCTCCGTTGCCGTATGAGTTTCGGGCGCTTGAGGCAGTGCTCGGGTGCGTCGTGACGGAACTCGAGCGCGAGCTATACACCATCAAAGGACCAGCGCTGCAACTGCTTAAATCACTTGAAGAAGAGGTGGATTCAGGTCTGGATCGACGGAAGCTACATGTTCTTCTCAATCTCCACAACCAACTTTCGAGGTTTGCTCAACAAGCAGACCTGGTCCGGACCGCCGTGGAGGATGTTTTGGACTATGAAGACTCGATGGCGGCGCTGTACCTCACCGATAAAGCCGAGGGACGGGCAAGGGCGACGTTTGACGATCTCACTACGGTGGAATTGCTGCTGGACTCGTACTACAGgctttttgacgagattgcaCAGGAGGCGCAGAACCtggtcgtcaccatccggAATACGGAGGAGAG CGTCAGCGCAATTCTCGACGCCAACCGCAATCTGTTGATGCTTTTGGACCTCAAGTTCCGGATGGGTACACTAGGTCTGGCCATGGGCTCCTTCTTCTCAGCCTTCTACGGCATGAACATCATGAGCCACATACGGGAATATCTCTGGGCATTTCCAGGCGTCTCAGCCACATCCGCTGTTCTTGCAATCGTAACCAGCTGTTATGGCATGCTCGTGTTGCGCAAGTTTGTCCGGCTTAGGCTGTCTGGCCGAGGGGATGCCGCGACGGCTGCTCGGAAAGTCCGATGA
- a CDS encoding FAD binding domain-containing protein encodes MMDKDDETAPMKAHKAAVQVIARQVQGFRSRNEKFRIFHGSTNSTRPAHGNKTVDISPLNNVIKVDTTSKTALVEPNVPMDKLVASTFEHGLVPPVVMEFPGITVGGGYSGSAGESSSFRYGYFDQSVNWVEMVLGTGEVVRASATENPDLFKGAAGAMGTLGITTLVELQLLPAKRFVKTTYHKTRSVAEAIAVVQRETANQSNDYVDAILFSKTHGAVISGEMTDAKPKETQACSFSRPWDPWYYLHVEQRTTSDPEAEMVDYIPLPEYLFRYDRGGFWVGLEAFRYFPFVPFNRLTRWFLDDFMHTRMLYRALQSTNRSFGFLVQDLLLPYSTAEAFIDYSVEELDVWPLWLCPLRAMRGPSFHPSTTQPGPSADPKPMLNIGLWGRGAQDLDEFVAQNRRLEERLGELGGRKVLYSHAYYTEGEFWSLYDRKWYEELRERYGAMDLPSVYDKIRIDAKTSSGGHRPGESGWWARFWSMWPVAGLVGIRSAIRSGDYLHHRRPIWRHSLGSPVKDKG; translated from the coding sequence ATGATGGACAAAGATGACGAGACAGCACCCATGAAAGCTCACAAGGCTGCAGTTCAGGTAATTGCCAGACAGGTCCAGGGCTTCAGGTCGAGGAATGAAAAGTTCAGAATATTCCACGGCTCGACCAACAGCACCAGGCCAGCACATGGGAACAAGACCGTCGACATCAGCCCCCTGAACAATGTCATCAAGGTCGACACAACCTCCAAGACGGCCTTGGTAGAGCCCAACGTGCCCATGGACAAGTTGGTAGCGTCGACCTTTGAGCACGGCCTGGTGCCGCCCGTCGTCATGGAGTTCCCCGGCATAACCGTCGGCGGAGGATATTCCGGCTCTGCGGGCGAGAGCAGCTCCTTTCGGTACGGCTACTTTGACCAGTCGGTGAACTGGGTAGAGATGGTCCTTGGCACCGGTGAGGTAGTACGGGCATCAGCCACCGAGAATCCAGATCTGTTCAAAGGGGCTGCAGGAGCAATGGGCACTCTTGGAATCACAACTCTGGTTGAGCTGCAACTCCTGCCAGCCAAGCGTTTTGTCAAGACCACCTATCACAAAACGAGGTCGGTGGCAGAAGCCATAGCCGTGGTTCAACGGGAGACGGCCAACCAAAGCAACGACTACGTCGACGCCATCCTGTTCTCCAAAACCCACGGAGCAGTCATCAGCGGGGAAATGACAGACGCAAAACCAAAAGAGACCCAAGCATGCTCTTTCAGCCGCCCCTGGGACCCATGGTACTACCTGCACGTCGAGCAACGGACAACATCAGACCCCGAAGCTGAAATGGTCGACTACATCCCACTCCCCGAATACCTCTTCCGCTACGACCGGGGCGGCTTCTGGGTCGGGCTCGAAGCCTTCCGCTACTTCCCGTTTGTGCCCTTCAACCGCCTGACGCGCTGGTTCCTCGACGACTTTATGCACACACGCATGCTGTACCGGGCGCTGCAGAGCACGAACCGCTCCTTTGGCTTCCTGGTGCAGGACCTGTTGCTGCCGTACTCGACTGCCGAGGCCTTCATCGACTACTCGGTCGAGGAGCTAGACGTTTGGCCGCTGTGGCTGTGCCCGCTGCGCGCGATGCGGGGACCGTCGTTCCATCCTTCCACCACACAGCCTGGACCATCGGCAGATCCGAAGCCGATGCTCAACATTGGGCTGTGGGGACGCGGGGCGCAGGATTTGGATGAGTTCGTGGCGCAGAACAGGAGATTGGAAGAGCGCTTGGGTGAGCTGGGCGGGCGCAAGGTGCTTTATTCGCATGCCTACTACACCGAGGGAGAGTTTTGGTCATTGTACGATAGGAAATGGTACGAAGAGCTGCGGGAAAGATATGGTGCTATGGACTTGCCGTCGGTCTACGACAAGATAAGAATCGACGCAAAGACGAGTTCCGGGGGTCATCGCCCGGGCGAAAGTGGCTGGTGGGCACGGTTCTGGTCCATGTGGCCAGTTGCTGGTCTGGTGGGAATCCGCTCGGCCATACGCAGTGGTGACTATCTGCATCATCGGAGGCCTATCTGGAGACATTCTCTTGGTAGTCCTGTCAAGGATAAGGGGTAG
- a CDS encoding phenylacetone monooxygenase, which translates to MGSISQSNDAPKQVKRGHASLQPIYTLQRTLSVIVIGAGASGLLLAYKIQRNFDDFELEVFEKNPDVTGTWYENRYPGCSCDVPAHNYTWSFDPKPDWSANYAGSKEIYNYFKSFAVKNNLEKYVRLRHKVTGARWDDGEAFWRVEVEDLATGKVLNKTCDVLLNAGGILNDWKWPDIPGLKSFSGDLVHSADWPEQGLDLAGKRVGLIGNGSSGIQILPAIKDMVGSLVTFIRSATWITPVFGEGTQQGGEHRSFSDEEKQAFARDPAAHLEFRRGFEASSNAIYAVFQAGSVEQIRMREITEQKMRDKIRDPELERILVPDWAVGCRRLTPGTGYIEALSDGKVQVVCAQVAEVTPTGVVCDDGRGEYPLDVLICATGFDTTYKPRFPLRGTSGADLARMWKDEPRAYFGIAVDHFPNYLMTLGPNSPVGNGPVLINIEAQADYIVKMMAKFQKENLRSFRMRSDAVREFNEWKDEYMKETVWADSCRSWYKGNTITGKVVGLWPGSTLHYLEAIKEPRWEDWILEREAGTNRFGYLGDGHSTIETQGLDYAYYLRNHDDSPVDPVLKKPKRTQQPDGAAVDESDRARSGFLPNGGAEDGVNGGVAVAVA; encoded by the exons ATGGGATCCATCTCCCAGAGCAACGATGCCCCGAAGCAGGTCAAGCGTGGCCATGCTTCCCTGCAGCCAATATACACACTGCAGAGAACGCTTTCCGTCATAGTCATAGGCGCGGGAGCATCTGGTCTCCTCTTGGCCTACAAGATTCAGCGCAACTTTGACGACTTTGAGCTCGAGGTCTTTGAGAAGAACCCAGATGTGACGGGCACTTGGTATGAGAATCGATATCCAGG ATGTTCTTGCGACGTCCCAGCCCACAACTACACATGGAGCTTCGATCCCAAGCCCGACTGGAGCGCCAACTACGCCGGGTCCAAGGAGATCTACAACTACTTCAAAAGCTTTGCCGTCAAGAACAACCTGGAAAAATACGTGCGGCTCCGCCACAAAGTCACCGGCGCCCGGTGGGACGACGGCGAAGCCTTCTGGCGGGTCGAGGTCGAGGACTTGGCTACGGGCAAGGTGCTCAACAAGACCTGCGACGTCCTCCTCAACGCGGGCGGGATCCTCAACGACTGGAAGTGGCCCGACATACCAGGCCTGAAATCCTTCAGCGGCGACCTGGTCCACTCTGCCGACTGGCCCGAGCAGGGGCTGGACCTGGCGGGCAAAAGAGTCGGGCTGATCGGCAACGGCTCGTCGGGGATCCAGATCCTCCCGGCCATCAAGGACATGGTGGGCAGCCTGGTGACGTTTATCCGCAGCGCGACCTGGATCACGCCCGTCTTTGGCGAGGGGACGCAGCAGGGCGGCGAGCACCGCAGCTTCAGCGACGAGGAGAAGCAGGCGTTTGCGCGAGACCCCGCCGCGCACCTCGAGTTCCGCAGGGGGTTCGAGGCCAGCAGCAACGCCATCTACGCCGTCTTCCAGGCCGGCTCGGTGGAGCAGATTCGCATGCGGGAGATCACGGAGCAAAAGATGCGCGACAAGATCCGCGACCCCGAGCTGGAGAGGATCCTGGTCCCGGACTGGGCTGTGGGCTGCCGCAGGTTGACGCCTGGCACCGGTTACATCGAGGCCCTGTCCGACGGAAAGGTGCAGGTGGTTTGTGCGCAGGTGGCAGAGGTGACGCCGACTGGGGTGGTCTGCGACGACGGCAGGGGCGAGTACCCCCTCGACGTGCTCATCTGCGCCACGGGGTTCGACACGACCTACAAGCCTAGGTTTCCCCTGAGGGGTACCTCGGGCGCAGATCTGGCTCGGATGTGGAAAG ATGAACCTCGGGCGTATTTTGGCATTGCGGTCGACCACTTTCCCAATTACCTCATGACTCTCGGCCCGAATAGTCCAGTCGGAAACGGGCCGGTCCTCATCAACATCGAGGCCCAGGCGGACTACATTGTCAAGATGATGGCCAAGTTCCAAAAGGAGAACCTCCGGTCGTTTCGCATGCGGTCGGACGCCGTGCGAGAGTTTAACGAGTGGAAGGACGAATACATGAAGGAGACTG TCTGGGCCGACTCGTGCCGCTCCTGGTACAAAGGCAACACCATCACGGGCAAGGTGGTGGGTCTGTGGCCCGGGTCGACGCTGCACTACCTcgaggccatcaaggagCCGCGGTGGGAGGACTGGATCCTGGAGCGAGAGGCCGGCACGAACCGCTTCGGGTACCTGGGCGACGGCCACAGCACCATCGAGACGCAGGGGCTCGACTACGCCTACTACCTGCGCAACCACGACGACTCGCCGGTGGACCCCGTGCTGAAGAAGCCCAAGAGGACTCAGCAGCCAGACGGCGCTGCCGTTGACGAGTCGGACCGAGCCAGGTCTGGGTTCCTGCCCAACGGTGGTGCCGAGGATGGCGTCAATGGGGGTGTGGCTGTGGCTGTAGCTTGA
- a CDS encoding alpha/beta hydrolase fold protein codes for MSPPNRLKYDPNPHFGHVSNLDKALAFVGYVVVAVQAVFFFLVRFLRSKSGPLRKELVYFLVPKFIHWLPTSVIRRGSVRSARAFTSHRYGDRLAAFPEVIDRPEFSGIWVTKPGFTRASKPRDADVVLIYVHGGGYVTGLPEQYACMLLRMAERIEAKGQRVAIFALRYSLAPERRFPTQLLQAAACWDYVVGEMGVLPERVALSGDSAGASIILSMLVHMSHPLVGVERVKRPARPGRGIFLQSPWVNPVDETGYDDNQGADVISVATLRAWTVAAVTGVEDGDVERYLEFTGPRDDWHDILPAYTWVSAGGNERFLRNITRFVEAARKAGKRVDYEVRKGEVHVWQFMESVIEGNQAMEQEFGTFGDGLMSGIDGLAKAILDAPRSK; via the exons ATGAGCCCTCCGAATCGCCTAAAATATGACCCTAACCCGCACTTTGGACACGTGTCCAACCTCGACAAGGCTCTGGCCTTTGTCGGCTACGTGGTGGTGGCAGTGCAGGccgtcttctttttcttggttcGGTTCCTGCGATCAAAATCGGGACCTTTACGGAAGGAGCTTGTATATTTTCTCGTTCCAAA GTTCATCCACTGGCTGCCCACATCAGTAATCCGCCGGGGATCGGTCCGCAGCGCGCGGGCCTTCACCTCTCACCGCTATGGAGACCGGCTGGCTGCGTTCCCCGAGGTGATTGACCGGCCCGAGTTCAGCGGGATCTGGGTGACGAAACCGGGCTTCACGCGAGCATCCAAGCCGCGCGATGCCGACGTGGTCCTCATCTACGTGCACGGCGGCGGCTACGTGACGGGCCTGCCGGAGCAGTACGCCTGCATGCTCCTGCGCATGGCGGAGCGGATCGAGGCCAAGGGCCAAAGGGTCGCCATCTTTGCCCTGCGGTACTCGCTCGCGCCCGAGCGCCGCTTCCCCACCCAGCTCCTCCAGGCCGCGGCCTGCTGGGACTACGTGGTCGGGGAGATGGGCGTGCTGCCGGAGCGGGTGGCGCTGAGCGGCGACTCGGCCGGCGCGTCCATCATCCTCTCGATGCTCGTGCACATGTCGCACCCGCTGGTCGGGGTCGAGAGGGTCAAGCGCCCCGCCAGGCCCGGCCGCGGCATCTTCCTGCAGAGCCCCTGGGTCAACCCGGTGGACGAGACGGGGTACGACGACAACCAGGGCgccgacgtgatcagcgtgGCGACGCTGCGAGCCTGGACCGTCGCGGCGGTCACGGGGGTCGAGGACGGCGACGTCGAGCGCTACCTCGAGTTCACGGGCCCGAGGGACGACTGGCACGACATCCTGCCCGCGTACACGTGGGTGTCGGCGGGCGGCAACGAGCGGTTCCTCCGCAACATCACGCGGTTCGTGGAGGCGGCCAGGAAGGCGGGGAAGAGGGTCGACTACGAGGTGCGCAAGGGAGAGGTTCACGTGTGGCAGTTTATGGAATCCGTGATAGAGGGGAACCAGGCGATGGAGCAGGAATTTGGGACGTTTGGGGATGGGTTGATGAGTGGGATTGATGGGCTTGCCAAAGCGATACTTGATGCTCCAAGAAGCAAGTGA
- a CDS encoding DNA repair and recombination protein RAD5C codes for MPEPVESTNWITLSPSEREQYDRTVQETAEIIRQKTWERTGKGNHFGLFQAQLQLRLICNHGTYQVPLKLSRRDRRTEREAMLQAIGLGADTICSGCGAPFSAFEALSSTLCKHKFCAECMEDNNAPCPLCHARTRVDELDEVPNAGMGLPLYADVGNGGYFNMNGMSSKMEALMKDVKAVSRLGGAKRLNLTVASHIFIFEPQWNPSVESQAIGRAQRLGQDQQVFVTRYLVAGTVENRMHSQQKRKVELAKVGFENESIASEQGD; via the exons ATGCCGGAGCCAGTTGAAAGCACCAACTGGATTACGCTGTCTCCATCAGAGCGGGAGCAGTACGACCGCACTGTTCAGGAAACTGCCGAGATTATCCGACAAAAGACTTGGGAAAGGACTGGGAAAGGGAACCATTTTGGTCTGTTCCAGGCCCAGCTGCAGCTCAGGCTCATCTGCAACCACGGCACGTACCAAGTGCCCCTGAAGCTGAGCCGGAGGGACAGGCGGACGGAGCGCGAAGCGATGCTGCAGGCCATTGGTCTGGGAGCCGACACGATCTGCTCTGGGTGCGGCGCTCCATTCTCGGCGTTCGAAGCGCTCAGCTCGACACTATGCAAGCACAAGTTCTGTGCGGAGTGCATGGAAGACAACAACGCTCCATGTCCGCTGTGCCACGCCCGAACAAGGGTGGACGAACTCGACGAGGTGCCAAATGCTGGCATGGGGCTCCCCTTGTACGCCGATGTAGGGAATGGTGGCTATTTCAACATGAATGGCATGTCGTCCAAGATGGAAGCCTTGATGAAGGACGTGAAGGCAGTCTCGCGATTAGGTGGTGCAAAAAG ACTGAACCTCACCGTCGCGAGCCACATCTTCATCTTTGAGCCGCAGTGGAACCCAAGCGTGGAAAGCCAAGCGATTGGCAGAGCGCAACGGCTCGGGCAGGACCAGCAGGTCTTTGTGACGAGATATCTGGTTGCTGGAACCGTTGAGAAT AGAATGCACTCGCAGCAAAAGAGAAAAGTCGAACTTGCCAAGGTCGGGTTCGAAAACGAATCCATCGCTTCTGAGCAGGGAGATTGA